One region of Brassica napus cultivar Da-Ae chromosome A10, Da-Ae, whole genome shotgun sequence genomic DNA includes:
- the LOC106430871 gene encoding glutaredoxin-C10-like has translation MKKMQGLWNFPNDDVSVDLTVPPTAPPPLSSSTASTSLSFDEEETSESKIERLISEHPVLIFTRSSSCCMCHVMKKLLSTVGVHPTVIEVDEEEIACLAVQTAPVLFIGGACVGGFESLVALHLSGHLVSRLVEVGALWA, from the coding sequence ATGAAGAAGATGCAAGGTTTATGGAACTTTCCTAACGACGACGTTTCGGTAGACCTGACGGTTCCTCCTACAGCACCACCACCGTTATCCTCCTCCACCGCCTCGACGAGCCTATCGTTCGATGAAGAGGAGACTTCAGAGTCCAAGATCGAACGGTTGATATCGGAGCATCCGGTGCTCATATTCACTCGATCCTCCTCCTGTTGCATGTGTCACGTCATGAAAAAGCTTCTATCGACCGTTGGAGTCCATCCAACAGTGATCGAGGTCGACGAAGAAGAGATAGCTTGCCTCGCTGTTCAAACCGCTCCGGTGCTCTTCATCGGTGGTGCTTGTGTCGGTGGGTTCGAGTCTCTTGTGGCACTTCACCTTAGTGGTCATCTAGTTTCTAGACTCGTCGAGGTTGGAGCCTTATGGGCATAA